In the Arthrobacter zhaoxinii genome, one interval contains:
- a CDS encoding flagellar export protein FliJ encodes MARTFPLAGLLRLRQLQQDRAAGELAAANVRMQETREARAGVYNALEASFSQPVDATTMNAIAAARSSSRGMLADLNALGTRHAAEVEAARVEFSSARARSVGLEKLEGKFAEGEAAEDLRTEQTILDELAGSAWHRRQKEAKL; translated from the coding sequence ATGGCCCGGACTTTCCCCCTCGCCGGCCTGCTTCGCCTGCGCCAGCTGCAGCAGGACCGGGCCGCCGGTGAACTCGCTGCGGCCAACGTCCGCATGCAGGAAACGCGGGAGGCCCGTGCCGGGGTGTACAACGCCCTCGAAGCGTCCTTTAGCCAGCCGGTGGATGCCACGACGATGAACGCCATCGCCGCTGCCCGCTCCTCCTCCCGCGGTATGCTCGCGGACCTGAACGCGCTGGGTACGCGCCATGCGGCGGAAGTGGAAGCAGCCCGCGTCGAATTTTCCTCCGCGCGGGCCCGTTCCGTGGGACTGGAAAAGCTGGAAGGCAAGTTTGCCGAGGGTGAAGCCGCCGAGGACCTGCGCACGGAACAAACCATTTTGGATGAACTCGCCGGCTCCGCCTGGCACCGCCGGCAGAAGGAAGCCAAATTATGA
- the fliE gene encoding flagellar hook-basal body complex protein FliE has translation MPVPAIAAVSGTTPTGYVDAAKPAAAATDGSSFATQLTGAVDGVTELQSTSKTLAVQAVTGDLDDIHAATIASTRASVTLELVAAVRNKGVDAFNEIMRMQA, from the coding sequence ATGCCCGTTCCCGCCATCGCCGCCGTCAGCGGCACCACCCCGACGGGTTACGTGGACGCCGCCAAGCCTGCCGCCGCCGCCACTGACGGTTCCTCCTTCGCCACCCAGCTCACCGGAGCCGTGGACGGCGTCACCGAGCTGCAGTCCACCTCCAAGACGCTTGCCGTGCAGGCAGTCACCGGGGACCTGGACGATATCCATGCCGCCACCATCGCCTCCACCCGGGCGTCCGTCACCTTGGAACTTGTTGCCGCCGTGCGGAACAAGGGCGTTGACGCGTTCAACGAGATCATGCGGATGCAGGCCTGA
- a CDS encoding FliH/SctL family protein: protein MSTDQQTFSRLVYTSLGAKDEAHLNAQVEARGHAAGYTAGLRAAAADTDLLRRTLQEQYEDEMRRGQERLTRSLSALNSAVFSLEGRTVSLITDVQDALAAAAVDLAEALLGRELASGDTSARSALARALEGVDTDLVQRVRMHPVDLASLDEDTLRRARVEFVGDAGLQRGDAVTEFPDGYLDASLASAVERARTALLGEAS, encoded by the coding sequence ATGTCTACTGATCAGCAGACGTTCTCCCGCCTGGTCTACACCTCCCTGGGTGCCAAGGACGAGGCGCACCTCAACGCGCAGGTGGAGGCCCGCGGGCATGCCGCCGGCTACACGGCCGGCCTCCGCGCCGCCGCCGCGGACACCGACCTGCTGCGCCGCACCCTGCAGGAGCAGTACGAGGACGAAATGCGCCGCGGACAGGAGCGTCTCACCCGGAGCCTTTCCGCACTCAACTCCGCCGTTTTCAGCCTTGAGGGCCGCACCGTTTCCCTGATCACCGATGTCCAGGACGCCCTGGCCGCCGCCGCTGTTGATCTGGCCGAAGCACTGCTGGGCCGGGAACTCGCCTCCGGCGACACCTCCGCCCGTTCAGCGCTGGCCCGTGCCCTCGAAGGCGTAGACACGGACCTGGTCCAGCGCGTCCGCATGCATCCGGTGGACCTCGCGTCCCTGGACGAAGACACGCTGCGCCGTGCCCGGGTCGAGTTTGTGGGCGACGCCGGCCTGCAGCGGGGCGACGCCGTCACCGAGTTCCCGGACGGCTACCTGGACGCCTCGCTGGCCTCCGCCGTCGAACGGGCCCGCACCGCACTGCTGGGGGAGGCATCATGA
- the fliF gene encoding flagellar basal-body MS-ring/collar protein FliF, whose amino-acid sequence MTGRVGKTVGQFTLAQKTIAIIGIAVVALGIALLTSWLTKPAYTPLFSGLEATDANSIVEQLKTDGVPYEVADGGGTIMVPEEHVYDQRLKAAGAGLPSESTGGYSLLDEMGVTSSEFQQSVTYKRALEGEIAKTVGAIDGVKNASVQLAIPEDTVFVSEKVDPTASVFVETQSGSTLSSDQVQAIVHLTSASVDGMQSTDVAVIDATGTVLSAVGTGAIGSADKQATDYEQRIIASVQTMLDRVVGPGNATVAVAADMNYESANRVEESFTAPQDTPALNESTSTEEYTGGAEGGAAGILGPDNIAVPNGTSDDGAFRSENSTRNNAVNKVTETREIPAGSLNRQTVSVALNTNAAAGLNVADLEALVATAAGINAERGDEITVEMVSFNADGATSAQDALADAQATEEAERRAQMLQMGIIVAGIVLVLILALVAYAMRSRRQNREAIDIGELPELDPLAPPTALAMLPEPAVVPLDTASMQIVAAATDHERKRAELDALAAQDPLRTADYLRNMMDESRV is encoded by the coding sequence ATGACCGGTCGCGTAGGCAAGACCGTTGGCCAGTTCACCCTGGCGCAGAAGACCATTGCCATCATCGGCATTGCCGTAGTGGCCCTCGGCATCGCCCTGCTCACGTCGTGGCTGACCAAGCCGGCGTATACCCCGCTGTTCTCCGGTCTGGAAGCCACGGATGCCAACAGTATTGTGGAACAGCTCAAGACCGACGGCGTGCCCTACGAGGTAGCCGACGGCGGCGGAACCATCATGGTTCCCGAGGAACACGTGTACGACCAGCGGCTCAAAGCCGCCGGCGCCGGCCTGCCGTCCGAATCCACCGGCGGCTATTCACTGCTGGACGAAATGGGTGTGACCTCCTCCGAATTCCAGCAGTCCGTGACCTACAAGCGGGCCCTGGAAGGCGAAATCGCCAAGACCGTCGGTGCCATCGACGGCGTGAAGAACGCCTCAGTGCAGCTGGCCATCCCGGAAGACACTGTCTTTGTCTCCGAGAAGGTTGATCCCACCGCCTCGGTGTTCGTGGAAACGCAGAGCGGGAGCACCCTCAGCTCCGACCAGGTGCAGGCCATTGTGCACCTGACCTCGGCCTCGGTGGACGGCATGCAGTCCACCGATGTTGCCGTGATCGATGCCACCGGCACCGTGCTCTCCGCCGTCGGCACCGGTGCCATCGGTTCAGCCGACAAGCAGGCCACCGACTATGAACAGCGCATCATCGCCTCCGTGCAGACCATGCTGGACCGCGTCGTCGGCCCCGGCAACGCCACGGTAGCCGTGGCAGCGGACATGAACTACGAATCCGCCAACCGCGTGGAGGAGTCCTTTACCGCCCCGCAGGACACCCCCGCACTGAACGAATCCACCAGCACCGAGGAATACACCGGCGGTGCCGAAGGCGGAGCCGCAGGCATCCTGGGGCCGGACAACATTGCCGTGCCCAACGGAACCAGCGACGACGGCGCTTTCCGCTCGGAGAACAGCACCAGGAACAACGCCGTGAACAAGGTAACCGAAACCCGGGAGATCCCGGCCGGTTCCCTGAACCGCCAGACGGTCTCCGTAGCGCTGAACACCAATGCGGCCGCCGGATTGAATGTCGCGGACCTGGAAGCACTCGTTGCCACCGCCGCCGGCATCAACGCCGAACGCGGCGATGAAATCACCGTGGAAATGGTCTCCTTCAACGCGGACGGTGCCACCAGCGCCCAGGACGCCCTGGCCGACGCACAGGCGACGGAAGAAGCCGAACGCCGCGCACAGATGCTCCAGATGGGCATCATCGTGGCGGGTATTGTCCTGGTGCTTATCCTGGCGCTCGTCGCCTACGCCATGCGCTCCCGCCGGCAGAACCGCGAAGCCATCGACATCGGCGAGTTGCCGGAGCTGGACCCGCTGGCGCCGCCTACGGCATTGGCGATGCTTCCGGAGCCGGCTGTGGTTCCCCTGGACACCGCATCGATGCAGATTGTCGCCGCTGCCACCGACCATGAGCGCAAACGCGCGGAACTCGATGCCCTTGCCGCCCAGGACCCGCTTCGGACTGCGGATTACCTGCGCAACATGATGGATGAGAGCCGGGTATGA
- a CDS encoding FliI/YscN family ATPase — MTATTWRPRADRFTAALRSAAPQRIGRVSSVLGLSIEIAGLDCGVGELVSIGHPGSEVDAEVVAATREGIRCMPFGRLTGLTTGTPARSKGTPLLVPTGTGLFGRVLDGLGRPIDGKGPLQVEAMVPLDHETPSAMLRARIDTPLQLGVRVMDTLTTVGRGQRMGLFAGSGVGKSSLLSMIARGTDAEVSVIALVGERGREVREFLEDDLGAEGLARSIVVVSTSDEPALMRLRAAFVATRIAESFRDRGADVMLMMDSLTRVAMAQREIGLSVGEPPATRGYPPSTFSLLAQLLERAGTGERGSVTGMYTVLVDGDDHNEPIADSARSILDGHVVLDRKLAVAGHFPSIDALASISRVASRVNPRERSDAASMLRRVMAARKAAQDLLDVGAYQRGSNPLVDAAVDNQDAINAFLQQRMDEQTPAETAWAQLHQLTRMLGVS, encoded by the coding sequence ATGACCGCCACCACGTGGCGCCCCCGCGCCGACCGGTTTACGGCAGCCCTGCGCTCCGCCGCACCGCAACGCATTGGACGGGTGTCCTCCGTCTTGGGACTGAGCATCGAGATTGCCGGCCTGGACTGCGGCGTGGGCGAGCTGGTGTCCATCGGGCACCCCGGCTCCGAGGTGGACGCCGAAGTCGTTGCCGCCACGCGTGAAGGAATCCGCTGCATGCCTTTCGGCCGGCTCACCGGACTGACAACAGGAACACCGGCCCGTTCCAAGGGCACACCGCTGCTGGTGCCCACCGGCACCGGGTTGTTCGGCCGGGTGCTGGACGGCCTGGGCCGGCCCATCGATGGAAAAGGCCCGCTGCAGGTGGAGGCCATGGTTCCGCTGGACCATGAAACCCCGTCCGCGATGCTGCGTGCCCGGATCGACACTCCGCTGCAGCTGGGCGTGCGGGTCATGGACACCCTCACCACCGTGGGGCGCGGCCAGCGTATGGGCCTGTTCGCCGGCTCCGGCGTCGGCAAGTCCTCGCTGCTGTCCATGATCGCCCGCGGCACGGATGCGGAAGTGTCCGTGATCGCCCTGGTGGGGGAGCGCGGCCGTGAAGTCCGCGAGTTCCTCGAAGACGACCTGGGCGCCGAGGGCCTGGCACGGTCCATCGTGGTGGTCTCGACGTCGGACGAACCTGCGCTCATGCGCCTGCGCGCCGCGTTTGTGGCCACCCGCATTGCCGAATCCTTCCGCGACCGCGGCGCCGACGTCATGCTGATGATGGATTCCCTGACCCGCGTGGCCATGGCCCAGCGCGAAATCGGCCTGTCCGTAGGCGAACCGCCGGCCACCCGGGGCTACCCGCCCTCCACCTTCTCCCTGCTCGCGCAGCTGCTCGAGCGCGCCGGCACCGGTGAACGCGGATCAGTCACCGGCATGTACACCGTGCTGGTGGACGGCGATGACCACAACGAGCCCATTGCCGACAGCGCCCGGTCCATCCTCGACGGACACGTGGTCCTGGACCGCAAGCTCGCCGTCGCCGGCCACTTCCCGTCCATCGACGCCCTGGCCTCGATCTCCCGCGTTGCCTCCCGCGTGAACCCGCGGGAACGCAGCGACGCGGCGTCGATGCTGCGGCGGGTGATGGCCGCCCGGAAGGCTGCCCAGGACCTGCTCGACGTCGGGGCCTACCAGCGCGGATCCAATCCGCTGGTGGACGCGGCAGTGGACAACCAGGACGCGATCAACGCGTTCCTGCAGCAGCGTATGGATGAACAGACTCCGGCGGAGACCGCCTGGGCACAGCTGCACCAGCTCACCCGGATGCTGGGAGTGTCCTGA
- the flgC gene encoding flagellar basal body rod protein FlgC, which produces MTFDAIGIAATGLTTHRKWLDAVSDNLANANNVSSTDGAAFQARYIVAQEGPQGTGVQVAGVQYGDAEGRVVYQPDHALADAEGYVRYPDIDLSEQMGNLILAQRGYEANAAVVDRAKSTYEAALQIGRS; this is translated from the coding sequence ATGACTTTCGATGCCATCGGCATTGCCGCCACCGGACTTACCACCCACCGCAAGTGGCTTGACGCAGTTTCCGACAACCTGGCCAACGCCAACAATGTCTCCAGCACCGACGGTGCTGCCTTCCAGGCCCGCTACATCGTGGCGCAGGAAGGTCCGCAAGGCACCGGAGTGCAGGTTGCCGGTGTGCAGTACGGCGACGCTGAAGGCCGCGTGGTGTACCAGCCCGACCACGCCCTGGCCGACGCCGAAGGCTATGTCCGTTACCCGGACATCGACCTCTCGGAGCAAATGGGCAACCTGATCCTCGCCCAGCGCGGCTATGAAGCCAATGCCGCCGTGGTTGACCGTGCCAAGAGCACCTACGAAGCAGCACTCCAGATTGGACGCTCCTAA
- the fliG gene encoding flagellar motor switch protein FliG yields MPTALAASAKARQEQAGTAELTGVQKAAVVLMQLETSRAAVVMQQFTEAEAQTIAAEIVRLKRIDPAIAEDTLNEFYDMTAQGGSRALGGRDRAMGLLQASFGIERASGVMERLSSSAAGRSFEFLESAEPGQVISLLDGELPQTIALVLAHMRPQRASAVLTGLNADLRTDVAQAIATMSRATPEAVRVVAETLKSRASALGASREAADTIGGVQPLVEIINRADAGTERALLEALEERDPDLAEEVRSRMLTFADLVKLERRDVQLVLRGIGVGTLALALKGATEALLEVIRSNVSERNRELLDDEIKAAGPARLSQVEEARANIVRAIREMEAQGVIEVHRADEEEYVY; encoded by the coding sequence ATGCCGACCGCCCTGGCCGCCAGCGCCAAGGCGCGCCAGGAGCAGGCCGGAACTGCGGAGCTTACCGGTGTCCAGAAGGCGGCAGTCGTCCTGATGCAGCTGGAAACCTCGCGGGCGGCCGTGGTGATGCAGCAGTTCACCGAAGCTGAGGCACAGACCATTGCCGCAGAGATTGTCCGGCTTAAGCGAATTGACCCGGCCATCGCCGAGGACACCCTGAACGAGTTTTACGATATGACCGCGCAGGGCGGGAGCCGGGCGCTCGGCGGACGGGACCGCGCCATGGGCCTGCTCCAGGCGTCCTTCGGCATTGAGCGTGCCTCCGGCGTTATGGAACGGCTGAGCTCCTCGGCGGCAGGACGGTCCTTCGAATTCCTCGAAAGTGCGGAACCGGGCCAGGTGATATCGCTCCTCGACGGGGAACTCCCGCAGACAATTGCCCTGGTCCTCGCCCATATGCGGCCCCAGCGCGCATCAGCTGTGCTCACCGGTCTGAACGCCGATCTGCGGACCGATGTTGCGCAGGCAATTGCCACCATGTCCCGCGCCACCCCGGAAGCGGTGCGTGTGGTCGCCGAAACACTGAAATCACGGGCGTCTGCGCTCGGAGCTTCCCGCGAAGCCGCGGACACCATCGGCGGCGTCCAGCCGCTGGTGGAGATCATTAACCGGGCCGACGCCGGCACGGAACGTGCCCTCCTCGAGGCACTGGAGGAACGCGATCCAGACCTCGCTGAAGAGGTCCGTTCACGCATGCTGACCTTCGCCGACCTCGTCAAGCTCGAACGCCGCGACGTTCAGCTGGTGCTGCGCGGCATCGGCGTCGGCACGCTGGCCCTGGCGCTGAAGGGCGCCACCGAGGCGCTCCTCGAGGTCATCCGGTCCAACGTTTCCGAACGCAACCGCGAACTCCTCGACGACGAAATCAAGGCAGCCGGTCCGGCACGGCTGTCACAGGTCGAAGAGGCCCGGGCCAACATTGTCCGGGCCATCCGGGAAATGGAAGCCCAGGGTGTCATCGAGGTGCACCGCGCGGACGAGGAGGAATATGTCTACTGA
- a CDS encoding flagellar basal body rod protein FlgB: protein MFDSVSSIALQSALDGLALRQRTIASNIANVNTPGYQAQRVTFEDALAKSVKAGSGAVAPTTERSLEPTRLDGSNVNLDTETLSNIDTVLRYQFATQAVGGEANSLRTALRTN, encoded by the coding sequence GTGTTCGATTCCGTATCCTCCATTGCGCTTCAAAGCGCACTGGACGGCCTTGCCCTCCGCCAGCGGACCATTGCGAGCAATATCGCGAATGTGAACACGCCCGGATATCAGGCCCAGCGCGTCACCTTTGAGGACGCCCTCGCTAAATCAGTAAAAGCCGGCAGCGGCGCAGTTGCGCCCACCACTGAGCGTTCCCTTGAACCCACCCGCCTGGACGGCAGCAACGTCAACCTGGACACCGAAACGTTGTCCAATATCGACACTGTGCTGCGCTACCAATTCGCCACCCAGGCCGTCGGCGGAGAAGCCAACTCTCTCCGCACCGCACTGAGGACCAACTAA